Genomic DNA from Dioscorea cayenensis subsp. rotundata cultivar TDr96_F1 chromosome 1, TDr96_F1_v2_PseudoChromosome.rev07_lg8_w22 25.fasta, whole genome shotgun sequence:
tcatattccttttatctctttttatatcaatctcattcatcatgctattgatttattctcatcatagttagatagcaatagttgtgtttctattcactattccctgtggatacaatacccactcacctgggatttattacttcgacacccgtgcacttgcagtttacatgcatatttggTCGTGTCAAGTACTAGCTCGTGTTGCAACTCTAGCTTGAGAAAGCCACCATTTCCATTGAAattataggaggatttgggcggaagagattccgtatccaatactcataccggattaggggttaattgccgtgaccatcgggttggccTAAACTAGGGTTTTTCAGTCCAATTAGCCACTTGTATATTAGTCCTAGCGTCctacacactttagtagcctcTGAGGGGATCCTCATTTGTGACCACTTCTTTGCCCTGATTATTCCCCGTATTTTGCCTTCATTATTCGTATTCTATTTACAtttactttgtttctttgtattcTCTCTATCACATTCGGAtttgtaggttaaacaacattgcaaagagaaagtaagagtagattctcgGCCCttaggaatatgaccctcttgtactcgcacgagaggtattactggACCACCCGTGTGCTTGAGGATCACGTATCAAGGTTTTGGttccgttgccggggacccatgaggaatactcggaaaacttagagAGTGTTGATTTAACCAtcattttgttatgttttccattcttgtttatatttcatcatttcttcattcgcactttcttttcttgttttcttcaatATCTAAGACTTAACTCTAATTATCTTGCGAGGTACCCATCTTATAACATGAGTGAGTTAAGTGAATTTAGTTAATCTCGACGATGAGATTGAATGAACTTTGCACCAACAGTTAAGAGAAGTGGCTGAAAGTTCAAGACAACAAGAGATTCGGGTTGAATCTAGTGAATCCTCAATCATGGCCGAGTCTTGGATGACTCTATCAGATTATGAGAGCCCACAGTTCACTGGGGAGGAATTCAGTGTGCAAGCTCCTACTGTGCCAACAAACAGTTTTGAAATCAAGGTAAGCATGATAGGAATGGTCCAGAATTCAGTTCAATTTGATCggttagccgatgaagacccaCATGCTCACCTATCTCGCTTCCTCCAAATCTGTTCCACTTTCAAGATTAACTCAATATttgatgatgctataagattgagattatttccattcagtttgagaggaGTAGCATACAGATGGCTCACTTCTTGGCTCCTGGGTCCATCACCACGTGGAAAGAGATGGTGGAGAAATTTCTTGCTAGATATTTTCCGCCAAGCAAGGCAGCGAGACTGAGACAAGAGATTTTATTCTTCAAGCGAGGGGACTCTGAAACACTTTTTGAGGCACATGAACGGTTTAAGGATCTTCTATGCAAGTGTCCTCATCATGGGTTCCCTGGATGGATGAGAGTACAAATGTCATGcaatgggctgaattatgctacaaGGCAGCTCATCGACGTAGCAGCAGGTGATTCTTTGAATAACAAACTCTTTGAAGAGGCTAAAACATTCATTGAGAACATGGCAAGTAATGAGTGTCATTAGAGCACTAAACAAAAGCCGCCAAGAGTAGCAGGGCTTTATGAGGTgaatgacacaccccttacgagtgtgtaccgcaagtgcacgggttgtcgaagtaataaagtaccctagtgagtgggtagtcatatccacagggattagtgcttagaaacacaagaactgctatttaactatagtgaaggtgattcaagagtggtgtgaataGTATCAGTGCaaataagaataaagaaaataaggaagagacttaatagaaataaggagaggcaatcaatagaaaatggggcacccaaacattgcttaccctaggactattgtttcaagtgcaagactcctcattatgcctcctaagtGATGTTcaatgagtagtggaaatcATAAGACACACgatccaaaacctaaggtcaaccgtgactaaccctcacactatgccccggtggaaatgGATACTCTCCAAGCCTctcactgtgtggggttgcatgaagatctGGGCACTCCAAgagataaaccttattccctaatatagatctaacccttcggtccaggcgaaagacccctagtcacaattaagccccagcactaaggattacttcaacccttcactctgtcgattgtgcaactaagcctagtggagtttatctctaagcacttcactctatcatgaccgcaaagaactcttggaatgtgaaggAAGGATAAagcacatcggaagggaaaggggacgttctgctacctatcgactcaccctctcgacagtctccaaccttgctttgtctaaccctcatggtgtgtcactcatccacaaagattaccaagatagattctcaaacctagtgtcactctaagggaaaatcaatgcaataaacattcaagataggaactcaattaaaacatcaattaaggaaacataataaaaggtcaatgaaacaaaatcatcatagggtttacaagtctaagcaaccactaggggtttagctctccacggagcaagatacaatcaacaatgaaataaaaattaaaagcatgctatccatagataaaactcccTTGTAGTcagtatcgatggtcttgtggagttccTTCGTCATCTACAAGAGTTCCCTTGACAAGgtctccttgcgtatatcccgcaagtgcaccggtttgtcaaagtaataatcccggatgagcgggtatcgaatccacagggagtagggaataaaaacacttaatccgcttcttagctatgtgaaagatcaatagtgataagtgtgacaatgattcaattctcaaaagtaaaaacaacgagtaagaaagcacgagtaaaggaggaggtaacgcaatcgataaagatggggtacttggataatgctcagcctaggacaatcgtttcaagtgcaagaaccctctattatgcttcctaattgatgcaatggtgagtcgtggaaatccttcattacatagtcccaaatctaaggtcaaccatgcctaactctatacatgtcccagaggagagattagataatctctcaacctcgcactcgcatagatttgtaatgagctctagagataccaagtgataaatctcttcctaattatagacccaaccctttggtccaggtgtaAGGTccctaatcacgattaagccctagataataagatcacctcaacgcttcactccgctacacgcgcaactaagccccagcggaaggtcatcccttagaccatttactctattatggccgcaaagaactcgaggaacggaggtagaatctatcacgtcggaggagaaaggggacgcttctgtacctctcgactcaccctctcaaccctctccaacctcgctttgtctaacgctcgtggtatgtcactcactcacaaggttaccaacaagaactatcaaccctagtgtcactttaggggaaatgttcatacaatcaagaactcaaggttggaacttacaacaaacatcaattaattaaaagcataataaagagcttcaatgaaacaaatacatcctagggttcacaaatacccaagtacccaataggggtttagctttccatggagcttagtacaatcaaagaaatagaatgtaaaagtaatgaatccatagagaaactccctcgatagtcgtgtcaatggtcttgtggaaagtcctctactcgtcgtccaaggattccctcgtccgggtATAGGGATACGCCTCAGCGAAGCtcacctaccaaccttcttcctaagggaatgacgatgtcggagccatagaacctctccaaaaaccttagccaataccctcaaaaccctaggcgaagccctctctcaagttggggaaaaagatggagaaaagaatctgaaatcggggctgaatcggctttaaatagggtggaatcgggcgaccacacgggcaccgtggatctttcacacgcccatgtggaatttccacaggcgtggataatttccacacgcctcgTGTGGGTTCTCTAATTCTCGCTTTTTCTCGGCCGGTAAATGCATGGTCTTTCATGATTGCTCGCTATAGTATCGGgtctgaatagcttcccgaatccatgctttcatcggggagtagcataagcagggcacacgttcacgtcgtggatcacttgcttcttcaatgatagacaagttggtggagctcttgttctatgtgcataagtcagaatgctcgagtgtgactgcccttgtgcccctccaaatggatgtgccaattcgaatacgaggaggttggcacacactctagcatctcacactcgacctatgtcttcacgtttgaactttagcaagatttcctccaaaatcggtgcattatgatccacattggcttctttccttcataatcggcctcacaaccctacctgcacgaaagtaacataaaaacacacatattagtgtaaaaatccgagaagagtaatgctcaacataaggaaagaatgcttcgcattaatatcacacaagcacttatcatccctcgtcaagcctaaggcacatcTCTGcgaatcgatgctgatgaaatctcccccaataactatctttcgaaGGAACGCGATGACGGAGGCCGTATAACCACTCCAAAGATCTatccaaaagcctctccaaaccctagccgcaagcgcctccaaagatgggaaaaagataggaagagaATAGGAAAAGAATCCCATAAAATGTCTAAAATTGCGGCTTTTATTGGTggtggaattgggcatccacacgggcgtgtgtaattcccacacactcgtgtgaatttccagaagtTGAATTCATGcgatctgtgaacagtaattgctaccgTGATTTGTTATAGTAGACTGCTAcggtactttgccaaaatactgctgaatccacacttttcatcgagaacacatgaatgggcacacatccatgtggtagattgcGTCGcgttttcaatgaaatcacattgacgaagatcttccTAGTATTagacaagtcagaacacatgtgtgtgactacctttgtgcccttccaatttgtgtattctcttgagtacaatagaggttggcacacacccaaatgtctttgagcacaacttgtgtcttcacgtttgtttactccaagattacatcaaaaaattgcatccacgatcttcttttggttcctttcttccacacttgtctccacaaccctaaatgcacaaaaaaacatgtATACACATAAATAAGCagtaaaatctaagaaaagtaatgctcgatataagaaaagaatactttaaattacttatacacaagcacttatcagtaaatGACACTACTGCTTTGGCCGCGAAAGTGGATGCTTTGACAAAGAGTGTCATGGACAATAGTGCATTGGCTACCAAGGTTAAGCATTAACACAGAGATTCAACCAGTTTATATTGGGATCCAGTTCAAATCCTAAGGTAGTGATGTCTTGTGAAACTTGTGGTGCCAGGCATGCAACATCGCAGTGGCCCATATTTAATACTCCCTCAATACCAGTGGAGATTGTAGACTATATTGGTGGAGGACCAAGAGGACCGGGGAATCAGTATGTCAATACCTATAATCCAGGGTGGATGAGCCATCCAAACCTCTCTTAAAACCAAGGTCAGTCACAATAAAGGCCTTTGCCACCATAGGGAAGTCAGCATCAAGCTCCTCCACAACAAGAGAGGAAGTATACCACTCAGGATGTCTTAGCTAAATTCATGATTAACACAGAGGCAAGGTTTGTGAATATAGACAAAAGGCTTGATGAATTTGCCATAGTAGTGAGAAATGTCCAAGCTTCTATTCAGCCTCTCAAGAATCAGGTTGGACAGATTGCTAGGGTACAATCTGAATGTCCCTCGGGTAGTTTACCAAGTAACACCGAAAGCAACCCAAGGGAGCACTTGAAGACTGTTACACTAAGAAGTGGGAAACAGTCAAAGGCAAGGGCCAAGGAGAGCCCAATTGCCTCCAATGAAGGGGTAGTCGTTCGGGAAGACCCTAACTCAAGCGAAGATGCAagtaaaaagaataagaagaaaccTGATGAAGATGTTCCTAAATCTCCAATTTCAAAGGGGCCTAAGTATAAACCTGTAGTGCCATATCCCTCCAGGCTCAAGCAAGACAAGGAAGATGCTCAATTCAAAAAGTTcctcaacatcttcaagcaacttcacATTAATATCCCCCTGGTTGAAGCTCTCTCATAGATGCCCAAGTATGTTTAATTCATGAAGGATCTcctcaccaacaagaggaatCTAGAAGACTTAGAGACTGTAACTCTATCAGGGAATTGTTCTactataattcaaaaaaaactGCCCAAGAAACTCACTGATCCTAGCAGCTTCATCATTCCCTGTGTGATCGGGGAGGGAAtgcaagaaaatgctctagctgATTCTGTGGCTAGCATAAATGTGATGCTATATAACTTGTTCTTAAAGCTAGGGTTAAAAGATCTGAGGCCCACACGAATGACCCTACAACTTGTAGATCAGTTAGTGCGAAGACCTAGAAGAGTGGTTGAGGATGTTCTTATTAGAGTTGACAAACTTATTATTCCAGTGGACTTTGTGATCCTAGATGTGGACGATGATGTTAAAGTCCTTTTGATTCTCGAACGTCCATTCCTTAACACCTTAGGAGCCTTAATTGATATCAAGGGAGGCAAGatgacattgagagttggagatgaacaAGTGGTCTTCACCCTCCCCGAAGCAATGAAACAcacacttgatcatgatgatactttatatttcaCAAATACAACTGACTTGATCATTTCCGATTGTGTGCAGGAAGTCCTCGCTATGAATCCCTTAGatgaatacttggaagagttTAGGGACAAACAAATTGAAGAAGAGACCCCCCTCCACCAATACAAAAAGTAGCCCAAGTAGAGGGCAACTCACCACCCCattgcaagaaaaataaagctTTGACGAGAATGTGGAGAAAAGTGAATGAAAGATTAAAAAGAAGTATGAATGTCTCCACAATGCCACCCAAGGAGGTAGACAGTTTATTCTTTGAGAGCCGAggtaaatttcaaattttttcatgtctctCAATGAATCTTATGGGTAACAACACTTTACCGAAGAGTGGAGTTAACTCGCCCCTGTTTGTCCCACCATGATCATGAGATAAAACACGTCAAGCTAacgatgttaaacaagcacttcttgggaggcaacccaagcttttaaattcaatgcatttccattttcatattctttgagTCCTTAGTGTTCTCATTTTCGTATTCTTTGAGTGTTTAGGGTTTTTGTTATTTAGTTTATGTTCATGTTTagtcatttttttcatcatttttactCAACTTTTCATGCATGTTGTTATGATGCCTTGGGTTGTTTGATGTTTAGATGCCATGAGAATTAATTCTTTAGTGTTTATGTGCTTAATTcagctttgttttcattgtttttagggttttgaggaggtTATATTGTTGCAAAACTGAAAATAATCTGCTTTTGGACCGTGAGAGTGCCTTTAAGTGATCCAGAGAGCTCTTGCAAGTGCCCTTGCGCCCACAAGGGCACCACCCGTAAGCAAAACAGAGGAACTTCACAGATGCCCTTGCGCCCTCAAGGGCACTCGTGTGCCAAACCGATAGCACTCACGGGTGCCCTTGCTACCGCAAGGGCACCTGAGTGAGGGCCTTAAAGTGGCCCTCactcatctccttcccctcactttcactctatcttctttctctcatttctcctaCAATTCTCTACCAAATCCCTCCATTCTTCTTGCTTTAGATCACTCTCCTCCTACTCATCTAAACTTGTTTTGTAATGAAATTTTGAAGATTAAACACTCTTTTGGCCTGTTTAAGCTCTTAAATCACTCCACATACTCTAGGGCAAAGGTAAGCTTCTTCACCACTCTATCCTTTGTTTCTAATGCCTTTATAGGGttttttctttggaattttGGGTCTCTTTGGATGTTAGATCATTGTGAGAATGAATCTAAGTGGTTGTAAATTTTGTTGGCTACATTTACAACCaaaactcttgcaaaatttttCGGGTTTACTGCAGCACTGGGCATTTTTCACTAGTTTTCACTCCATTGAGCTCTATTTTGCTTGTAACTTGGTTAATTGGTGTTTTCTTGGTCTTGTAGGCATGAGGGTCAATAAAGTGGCTTACAAAAGGACATGGAGGTATTATTCTCCCCCTCCCATTGAGCCAAGGTTTTCAAAAGAAGATCATAAGACACGGTTTGCACTCTTGTCACGAAAGGGATTCGGTACCGTCCGGAGAATAGATTGGGACGTATTGAAGACTTTGGATTTGGATGGTATTATCTTGGAGCTGATTTTGCATGATGGGTGGGATTGGTTGTTCTCCATCAAAGAGCCCACCTACAAAGAACTAACCTTGGAGGTGTTGAGCATCGTTGTGTTGCAAAGCATTGTCTGTTCACTCACCAATCAAGTTCGATCTCTTTACTTGCATTTGGGAAGAAGCACTGGGTTACTCAAGATCATTTGGGTGTGCTTTTGGAACTCTACACGGAAGCATACACATGCACACCCGATTTTAAAGACCTACCACAAGACTTCCTGTACCTGGTGACAAGTGAGAAGTATTGGGCCTCCATTGCAACTAGCTAGTGGATAAGAAAAGCATCGCAGTTGTTGAACCCCTCACATCACTATATCATGCACGGTTGACTAGAGGTATCGGGGGTCGACTGGACTCGATAGGGGTGGTGTCACGCACAGACTTATTGATGCTCTATAGTATTATTGAGCGTTACCCCCTCCACATGGAACATCTTGTTGCGGAGGTGCTATCACATTAGGGGCAGTTTGTTCACCTTGGAGCTATCTTCGCCGAACCATATATCACACAGATGATGAAAGGCATGGGTCTTATTGAGCGTACCCAAGGCATGACAGTCATTGGTTCCATTGCCCCACTTGGGATACAAACTCTTGTGTGTATTGGTATATTCGAGCGACGGGGTGGTACTTACAGACTTGCCCAGCGTCAAGGAACAAATGTGTAAGACCCCGGTCTTTCACATGAGGCAGAGTCAGCTTCTGAGTCTGAGTCCGAGTCTGAGCCTGAGCAAGAGTCCAGGGAACGTAGATCTTCACTTGAAGCAAGATTCGAAGAATTCCGTATTGAGGCCTATTAACAGTTATAAGTGCTTGAGAAGGGACATAGAGACCTAGCTACATCACTGCACCACATTGAGAGCAACACCACTGAGATCCTAGCATTCGTGCACAGCTCATCATCATCAGTCGGCGCAACATCTGCAACTGCTACTTGCAAAGCATTATCACTTCCACCTAATCCTTAGGTTCACAGCATATGAACATTAAtctgtttttgttatttatttttgtgtactTTGATCGCACtttgtgttgtttgttgtaATGTGTACTTTTGAGTTAGTTAGGGTTCCGACCCTGCTAaactttatttgtttgttgtggaTCCTTGCTTATTTGCTCatctctattattttttcttatggaGTTGTGATCAGttctttttcttgctttcaGGGATGTATTAAGGTTACTTCACACTCCAGGCCCTCATCACACTGTTTTCCCTAAGTCCAGTTCTAACtgtcatatttttcatcaaCTAACTGGGGGAGTTTCTTAACTCCATCTCTGAGTATTTATCGCATATTTTTCCCACCCTGTTCCACTATatatgtacattggggataatgtacagcTTTATGTGTGGGGATGGAGTATTTTACTTTGTTGCATGCTTGAACTACCTATAATAactatgatttcattgttaaggacttcctagcttgggggaatgatagttgtgagttatATATTacatgtgcttgaatgtagttctATTTCATCTTTAGTGCACcactaacacaccccttgcgtgtgacccgcaagtgcatgggttttctgaactaataaatcccaggtgagtggatatagtatccacaaggaataaggaatagaaacaccaagattgctacttaactaagtggagatgaaacaatgatggtgtggataaagatcgatgcacacaaactaaagaaaaagagaaagagaggcacaataaaatgagaggaaatgcaatcgataaaagtggggtactcggatattgttcctcctaagattattgcttcaagtgcaaaaccaactattatgcttcctaaataatgcTTAACGAGTCAttgacatccttaaatacacagtaccaaacctaaggtcaaccgtgtctaactctacattatgccccggcggagaaatcaactagtctcaacacctcacactatgtaaagttgcaagaagctctggggattctatgtgataaaccctattcctatatgtagatctaaccctttggtccgggtgaaagacccctagttataattaaaccctaggtgttaaagtcacttcaatgcttcactctgttgctcgcgcaactaagctccagcggagttcatcccttaccttaacccttcactctattgtgaccgcaaagaactcttggaatgtggaggtaggataaatcacatctgaggggaaaggggatgctccgctacctctcgattcaccctcttgaccctctccaatcttgctttgtataaccctcatggtgtgtcactcattcacaaggattaccaatgtagactctcaaccctagtgtcactctaagggagaaatcattcaacaagcattcaagattggaactcaattaaagacattaattaaggaaagcataataaaaggttaatgaaacaaatccatcctagggttcacaaatccaagtacccactaggattttagctctccatggagcaagatacaatcaatgatagaattgaaagtaaaaacatgcaatccatagtaaaaccccctcggtattcttgtcgatggtcttgtggagtagcctcgtcctcttcaaaggtccccttgtcaagcctagggcacacctcgctagatcggtaccgacaaaagctccccaataactatcttccaagagaatcacggtgttaaagccatagaaccactccaaaagccttgccaaaggctctctaaaccctagccgacggccttccaaaagttggagaaaagatagaagaaaggatgaaagatggatccccaaatcggtacaagttgtggctttataaagggctggaatcgggcatccacaagggcgtgtgaaattttcacacacccgtatggatttctggaaatctgattttcagcaggctgtgaacagtaactgctgtagtactccaccaaaatactcccgaatccacacttttcatcgaggcaacataaacgggcacacgtccataccgtagatcacatcgctttttcaataaaatgccatattggtgaagatcatgCAAACATtccacaagtcagaatacacaaatgtgactgcctttgtgccctccaaaccatgtaattgcttgagcgcatggaagttggcacacattcacatattttttatcacaacttgtgtcttcacatttgttcactccaagactacatcaacaaagtacaatcacaatctactttggcttctttctttcatatttggcttcacaacccttcatgcacgaaagtccacaaatacacatatattagtgctaaaatctaataaaagtaatggtcatcatcagaaaagaatacttcttattactaacacacaagcacttatcaaccgcCACACCTATTCACGATCACTTccaccttgtacactccaaccaacccatcatgatGATTTTGGTATTAAAATGTTAAATTCTTTCTTCAATattcttttaagagcttttggttccttCATTGTTTTCTCTAGCCTTAAGTGAAGTATTATAGCGTGGCTTATTCCAGAAGACACGAGATACAATATgtacatatgaaaaaaaaagagtgagtCTACGATAATATTCCTCTTCTAGTATTGCACGAATACATCATGTAGACTGTATTCGAGTatgttgggtggctcttgtgcatAACCAGCATGTTCATCCTTTAGAAAGATTGAAAAATTTTGGGCAGTCTAGGTaagtcggactcaaaaaaaaaaaagtgtctgTATGTATTAAAGTGAGAGTAATAAAGTATCTTGATCACCTGGAACTTGCTGCGTGGTCACTTAAGAGCTAGAGTTTTATCTAGGAACCGAAGGACTTTTAATTGAGTATTGATGGTATCTTTAACATTACTTTTAATACCGTTTTCATTATGCGTGAAGTGAATGGACATCCTAAGGGTAACCtagggtgtggaggtcaagtTGGAAGTTAGCACATactcacaggagcactctaGATGAAATAGAGCTAGTATTACTTGACTATTCATTCAACAGCTCACTTCTTGAATTTGTCcatttgtgcttgtggagtcATTTActattgagcttgaggtcatgcatttagccgtttatcttcttgcccctgttcttcatgtttgtttgctagTTGATATGCAAACACTTTGGTGTAGGGATGTTTGATAGAcatctaaatgtacgtattttatacatatatgcaaGCATGattactatattttattaatgagccgatgccctttttatggtttaattggttaatTCCTTGTTTTAGGCACAAAGAAAGCCTAAGTGAGCTCAACGACatgatttgagaagaaatcgacaCCGAAAACCGCATTTTAGGCCCCGGGGGGCACTGTAGTAGCACTATAGCAGCCTGAAGCACAAAGATTTTGGAGAAATTCTAAGTCTGGAAATCCTTACGGACAACTTCACGGCCGTAAAGTCAACAGCAAGCAATTCAGAGAACAGgtttactgtagtagtactgtagcaacttaaTGAAAGTTTTAGCTCATTTTCTGAGCATCCTCACAGCAAGTATATTGACCGTGAGGCTACCCATAAGCCATTCTGAAGCCACTCTTTATAAGTATCATTAGGGCATTTCTTTGAGGCGGGAGGCACCCATTCTTGGAGTTCATCATCTCTATTGTTAATCTGAGGCTGAAGAagggttttgagggcatttccacggTGGATTTGGTGAGGA
This window encodes:
- the LOC120253904 gene encoding uncharacterized protein LOC120253904; translation: MKDLLTNKRNLEDLETVTLSGNCSTIIQKKLPKKLTDPSSFIIPCVIGEGMQENALADSVASINVMLYNLFLKLGLKDLRPTRMTLQLVDQLVRRPRRVVEDVLIRVDKLIIPVDFVILDVDDDVKVLLILERPFLNTLGALIDIKGGKMTLRVGDEQVVFTLPEAMKHTLDHDDTLYFTNTTDLIISDCVQEVLAMNPLDEYLEEFRDKQIEEETPLHQYKK